The following nucleotide sequence is from Fragaria vesca subsp. vesca chloroplast, complete genome.
TCTGCAATCAGTTGTTAGAATCAATAGGTCTTCAAATCGTTCATTTGAAAAAATTGAAACCCTTCTTATTAGATGATCATGATACTTCCCAAAAATCAAAATTCTTGATCAACGGAGGAACAATATCACCGTTTTTGTTCAATAAGATTAAGATACCAAAGTGGGTGATTGACTCATTCCATACTAGAAATAATCGCAGTAAATCTTTTGATAACATGGATTCCTATTTCTCAATGATATCCCACGATCACGACAATTGGCTGAATCCCGTGAAACCATTTCATAGAAGTTCATTGATATCTTCTTTTTATAAAGCAAATCGACTTCGATTCTTGAATAATCCACATCACTTCTGCTTCTATTGTAACAAAGGATTCCCTTTTTTTGTGGAAAAGGCCCGTATCAATAATTATGATTTTACATATGGACAATTCCTCAATATCTTGTTCATTCGCAACAAAATATTTTCTTTGGGTAAAAAAAAATATGCTTTTTTGGAGAGAGATACTATTTCACCAACTGAGTTACAGGTGTCTAACATATTCATACCTAACGATTTTCCACAAAATGGTGACGAAAGGTATAACTTGTACAAATCTTTTCATTTTCCGATTCGATCCGATCCATTCGTTCGTAGAGCTATTTACTCGATCGCAGACATTTCTGGAACACTTCTAACAGAAGGACAAATAGTCAGTTTTGAAAGAACTTATTGTCAACCCCTTTCAGATATGAATCTGTCTGATTCAGAAGGGAAGAACTTGCATCAGTATCTCAATTTCAATTCAAACATGGGTTTGATTCACACTCCATGTTCTGAGAAATATTTACCATCCGAAAAGAGGAAAAGGCGGGGTCGTTGTCTAAAGAAATGCTTTGAGAAAGGGCAGATGTATAGAACCTTTCAACGAGATAGTGCTTTTTCAACTCTCTCAAAATGGAATATATTCCAAACATATATGCCATGGTTCCTTACTTCGACAGGATACAAATATCTAAATTTGATATTTTTAGATACTTTTTCAGACCTATTGCCGATACTAAGTAGCAGCCAAAAATTTTTATCCATTTTTCATGATATTATGCATGGATCAGGTATATCATGGCGAATTCTTCAGAAAAAATTGTGTCTTCCACAATGGAATATGATAAGTGATATTTCGAGTAAGTGTTTACATAATCTTCTTCTGTCCGAAGAAATGGTTCATCGAAATAATGAGTCACCATTGATATCGACACATCTGAGATCGCCAAATGTTCGGGAGTTCCTCTATTCAATCCTTTTCCTTCTTCTTATTGCTGGATACGTCGTTCGTACACATCTTCTCTTTGTTTCTCGAGCCTATAGTGAGTTACAGACAGAGTTCGAAAGGTTCAAATCTTTGATGATTCCATCATACATGATTGAGTTGCGAAAACTTCTGGATAGGTATCCTCCATCTGAACTGAATTCTTTCTGGTTAAAGAATCTCTTTCTAGTTGCTGTGGAACAATTAGGAGATTCTCTAGAAGAAATACGGGGTTCCGCTTCTGGCGGCAACATGCTATGGGGTGGCGGTCCCACTTATGGGGTCAAATCAATACGTTCTAAGAAGAAATATTTGAATATAAATCTCATCGATATCATCGATTTCATAAGTATCATACCAAATCCCATCAATCGAATCGCTTTTTCGAGAAATACGAGACATCTAAGTCATACAAGTAAAGAGATCTATTCATTGATAAGAAAAAGAAAAAACGTGAACGGTGATTGGATTGATGATAAAATAGAATCGTGGGTCTCGAACAGTGATTCGATTGGTGATAAAGAAAGAGAATTCTTGGTTCAGTTCTCCACCTTAACGACAGAAAAAAGGATTGATCAAATTCTATTGAGTCTGACTCATAGTGATCATTTATCAAAGAATGACTCTGGTTATCAAATGATTGAACAACCGGGAGCAATTTACTTACGATACTTAGTTGACATTCATAAAAAGTATCTAATGAATTATGAGTTCAATACATCCTGTTTAGCAGAAAGGCGGATATTCCTTGCTCATTATCAGACAATCACTTATTCACAAACCTCCTGTGGGGCTAATAGTTTTCATTTCCCATCTCATGGAAAACCCTTTTCGCTCCGTTTAGCCCTATCCCTCTCTAGGGGTATTTTAGTGATAGGTTCTATAGGAACTGGACGATCCTATTTGGTCAAATACCTAGCGACAAACTCCTATGTTCCTTTCATTACAGTATTTCTGAACAAGTTCCTGGATAACAAGCCCAAGGGTTTTCTTGTTGATGATAGTGACGATATTGATGATAGTGACGATATCGGCCGTGACCTTGATACGGAGCTGGAGCTTCTAACTATGATGAATGCGCTAACTATGGATATGATGCCGGAAATAGACCTATTTTATATCACCCTTCAATTCGAATTAGCAAAAGCAATGTCTCCTTGCATAATATGGATTCCAAACATTCATGATCTGGATGTGAATGAGTCGAATTACTTATCCCTCGGTTTATTAGTGAACTATCTCTCCAGGGATTGTGAAAGATGTTCCACTAGAAATATTCTTGTTATTGCTTCGACTCATATTCCCCAAAAAGTGGATCCCGCTCTAATAGCTCCGAATAAATTAAATACATGCATTAAGATACGAAGGCTTCTTATTCCACAACAACGAAAGCACTTTTTCACTCTTTCATATACTAGGGGATTTCACTTGGAAAAGAAAATGTTCTATACTAATGGATTCGGGTCCATAACCATGGGTTCCAATGTACGAGATCTTGTAGCACTTACCGATGAGGCCCTATCGATTAGTATTACACAGAAGAAATCAATTATAGACACTAATATAATTAGATCTGCTCTTCATAGACAAACTTGGGATTTGCGATCCCAAGTAAGATCGGTTCAGGATCATGGGATCCTTTTCTATCAGATAGGAAGGGCCGTTGCACAAAATGTACTTCTAAGTAATTGCTCCATAGATCCTATATCTATCTATATGAAGAAGAAATCATGTAACGAGGGGGGTTCTTATTTGTACAAATGGTACTTCGAACTTGGAACGAGCATGAAGAAATTAACGATACTTCTTTATCTTTTGAGTTGTTCTGCCGGATCGGTCGCTCAAGACCTTTGGTCTCTACCCGGACCCGATGAAAAAAACGGGATTACTTCTTATGGACTCGTTGAGAATGATTCTGATCTAGTTCATGGCCTATTAGAAGTAGAAGGCGCGCCGGTGGGATCCTCCCGGACAGAAAAAGATTGCAGTCAGTTTGATAATGATCGAGTGACATTGCTTCTTCGGCCCGAACCAAGGAATCCCTTAGATATGATGCAAAATGGATCTTGTTCTATCGTTGATCAGAGATTTTTCTATGAACAATACGAATCGGAGTTTGAAGAAGGGGAAGGAGAAGTAGTCCTCGACCTGCAACGGATAGAGGAGGGTTTATTCAATCACATAGTTTGGGCTCCTAGAATATGGCGCCCTTGGGGCTTTCTATTTGATTGTATCGAAAGGCCCAATGAATTGGGATTTCCCTATTGGGTCAGGTCATTTCAGGGCAAGCGGATCATTTATGATGAAAAGGATGGGCTTCAAGAGAATGATTCGGAGTTCTTGCAGAGTCAGTACCAGACACGAGATAGATCTTCCAAAGAACAAGGCTTCTTTCGAATAAGCCAATTCGTTTGGGACCCTGCGGATCCACTCTTTTTCCTATTCAAAGATCCGCCTTTTATCTCTGTGTTTTCACATCGAGAATTCTTTGTAGATGAAGAGATGCCAAAGGGGCTTCTTACTTCCCAAACAGATCTTCCTACAACTCTATATAAACGCTGGTTTATCAAGAATACGCAAGAAAGGCACTTCGAATTGTTGATTCATCGCCAGAGATGGCTTAGAACCAACAGTTCATTATCTAATGGATTTTTCCGTTCTAATACTCCATCCGAGAGTTATCAGTATTTATCAAAGCTGTTCCTATCTAACGAAACGCTATTGGATCAAATGACAAAGACATTGTTGAGAAAAAGATGGCTTTTCCCGGATGAAATGAAAATTGGATTCATGTAACAAGAGAAAGGTTTCCCATTCCTTAGCCGGAAAGATATGTGGCCATGAAACAGGGATTAAGTGGAACAGAATTGACTGGGCGGTAGAGTCGTGGAAACACCTGTTTCTTCCATATTTTGGACCTTAGCTCCATGGAACAATATACTAACTACTGCTGAAACATGGAAGAATTGAAATCTTAGATCAAAACATTATGTATGGATGGTATGAACTGCCTAAACAAGAATTCTTGAACAGCGAACAACCGGAGCTATTACTCACTACATCAAAAAATTTCCATTAATGAAAGATGTAAATCCATTGGAAAATCAAAAATACGCATGTTGGATGAAATGGTTGTTGCTATCTGCTACAATAACGACTCGTTGGTTTAACTGAATAACTAAATAAAATAGATAGACATTTCTCTTCGTCTCAGGTCGACGGATCTTCTCAATTGAAAGACCCCCTATATGGATAATACACATTCCAGTTGACCGACTAATTCGAATTGTTTTGTTCCGAAGCAAAGATATCCGCGGGGCGGTTCGTCCTATTCAGATATTCACGACCAAGAAGTACTGGATTCTCTTTCGGGTAGGCCCTGAAAGGAGAAGGAAGGCTGGAATGCCAACGGGCGTCTATTATTGAATTATTGAATTCACCCGACCCGATAGTACCCATTTTGGGAACGTCCAGTGCCAAAGTCACTGAATGGGTAAGTCCCCAATCCCTAAAACGGACTATGTAATGTACTTTATCCGCCGGGTTACGGGTGGGCATTTTACCAGAGGTTTCTATTGTATCAATCTACCCTTGTGTGATTCCTGTTGAAGCATATACTCGGGGGGTGGGTGCAGGGCGGATGATTTCAAAGCAGACTCCCCATTCATTAGATAGAGAAGATCACCAAGATTTCGTGATCCGCTGCCGAACTTATTCCAAGTCAATGAGCATTCTCAATATTTAATATTATGCCTTGAAGAGGACTCGAACCTCCACGCTTTTTAGCACGAGATTTTGAGTCTCGCGTGTCTACCATTTCACCACCAAGGCATCTTGAAAGGGAATAGTATTCCATGAATATGATATCTATCCAGTGCGATGTATGGAATATATGACAAGGGTCGAGTGTTAGGGTATTTCTATTGATCAGTCATGTCAGAATGGACAATCAAACCGATTTCTCGATTCAATAGAAGCCAAAAGAGGTGAGGTGAGGTGAATAGGGTCCCATCCCAAATAACGAGAGATATGTAAAAAGCAGGTCCGATTACGCCTATTCCTAATCCTAAATGGAATGTAACGACGTAGGGATCCATATGTAAACATAGTACCTATTTAGATACGCTCGAATGACCCCTTCTCATAATTAGAATGTATATAACCCTATTCCGGTCTGGTCCGGTATGGAATGAACTTATAATCATGGAATCGACTCGATCATCAGATTATAGATTATAAGTTCATAACCCTAGCCCATTCCCATTTTGGGCGGAACAGATCTACTAATTCTTTGATTCCAGTTGGTAAGAGGGATCTTGAACTAAGAAATAGATTCTAGAAGCTAAAAAAGGGTATCCTGAGCAATTTCAATAATCGGGTTCATTGATATTCCTGGTATAGTAGATGCTATCACACATACAATCATACTCAATTCGATGGAATTGTTTGATCTTAAAGGGGATCTTCTATAATTTCGCACGTGAGGGGTTATTTCTTGGTTTCGTCCAGTCATTAATAACTTGATTATTTTTAGATAATAGTAGATAGAAACAACGCTTGTAAGGAGTCCTATTGAAACCAAGAAATATAGGCCTGCCTGCCATCCACACCAGAATAAATTAAGTTTTCCGAAAAAACCTGCTAGTGGAGGAAGACCTCCTAAGGATAAGAGACATAGGGCTAAAGAGAGAGCCAAAAAAGGATCTTTTGTGTATAATCCTGCATAATCTCGAATGTTATCAGTTCCGGTACGTAGACCAAATGATACAATGCAAGCAAAAGTTCCTAGATTCATGGAGATATAGAACAGCATATAAGTTATCATGCTTGCATATCCACCATTTGAGTCTCCAACAATTATTCCAATAATTACATATCCAATTTGACCTATGGACGAATACGCAAGCATACGTTTCATGCTTGTTTGAGTAATAGCAATGAGATTCCCCAATATCATGCTAAGAATAGCTAGGATTTCCAGAAGAAGATGCCATTCGTTTGATGAGAAATAAAAAGGAATATCGAAAATTCGAGTGGCTAAAGCTGAAGCAGCAACTTTCGAAGTAACAGAAAGAAAAGCAACAACTGGAGTGGGAGAGTCAGAGTCGAAAAGAGGATTCCTCACTTCTTTCTCTCATTCAAAACCGTGCATGAGACTTTTATCTCGCACGGCTCCTAAGTGATAAAAGAAAGAAGAACTCATCTTCTTTCTTTTTTGATTACCTTCCTCGCGTATGTATAAGACCGAATCCATTCGATTTCTAAAAAGGATTACTAATCCTTAACTTTTCGAGGAATCCTTCATCAGTGGTTGTGAATGACTGATTTTTCTCAATCTTTTCGACCTCGGTTCCGTAGGAGCAAGTCAGAAAGATTGAGAAATAGAACCATCTGATTTGATTCGTTCTCAATAGCCATGAGATGATCATCTTAGGGTGATCCTTTTGTCGACGGATGCTCCTATTACACTCGTAGTCTCTGAAGGATGAGAACCAACTATGTAGCATCTACATCGAGAATTCAAGTATTGTATACGTCATTAGTCCGATCCTTTGTAGGAACTACCCGTAATAACGAACTTGCAAAATGAATCCCTTTATCATAAAGAGATTCATTGTTCCTGACCCTGCTTTACCTTAATTGTTATTTGAACAAGTAAAAGTTATGTCTTGGTCCGAGTGGGGATAGCATTTCTCTTCTGCATGTCCATGGAGTTTTGAAAAATCCAAACATCTCAGAGATAGAGAGGTAGGAATTTATCGAACGAACCGCACTCCTTCGTATACGTCAGGAGTCCATTGATGAGAAGGGGCTAGGGAAAGCTTGAACCCAATTCCTACAGTGATGAATATAAGCGCAATTGAAATTCCTGGGGAGTTATACATTTGTGTATTGATAAGACCATTCACTATTTCTTGAAGCTCGATCTCCCCCCCGGATGAACCATATAGCCAAGAGAAACCGTGAACCAGAATAGAAGAGCTTGCCCCACCCATGAGTAAATACTTCGTAGTAGCCTCATTAGACCGTACATCTTTCTTGGTATATCCAGATAATAGGTAGGAGCATAAACTGAAACATTCTGGAGCTACAAAGATAGTTATTAAATCGTTAGCGCCGCATAAAAACATTCCTCCTAGAGTAGCTGTTAATACGAATAAAAGAAACTCTGTTATAGCCATTTCTGTACATTCAATGTACTCTACGGATAGAGGAATACATAGAGTTGAACATAGTAAAATAAGAAATTGAAAGATTTCGTTGAAATTGTTCGTTTGGAAATTTCCTGAAAAGCTAATCGTAGGTTCTTCTCTCCATCGGAACAATAGGGCCGTTATGCTCATTACTAAACTTGTTGAAGAGATGAAATATAACCAAGGTATATCTTTTTGATCAGAGGTTGAATCGATCATCAGAAGAAGAATTAGGCCAAAAATTAGGATACATTCTGGGAAAATAAAACTTCCATCGAAGAGAAGCAAATGAAAGGCTTTCATAAAAATTCTCGTAGAATCGAGAATGAAGTTTTCATTCTGTACATGCCAGATCATGAATTAGTAACTGCATCCAATCTCCAAAAAATCCCAATTGTTTCGAACTTTTTCTTTTTGGAATGGAATTTTTACGGAATCCCCATGAATAGGATCAAACCTTATTTCATGGTATTTACATGAGATTCCTCTTTCGTATTCTTAAACAAGTCCCCGAGAGGGCTTAGTTGATCCACGATTTATGTTTCGTCTTTCGTTTCCTTTTCTTTTGTTTCGAGAAATATATCGATCAATTCCGATTCTTTCTTTTCTATTGATTCTTTTCCGATCGAGATGTATGGATCCATGGGTCTATGTGTCTATATGGATCCTGTTCATGGATTAACGAAAATGTGCAAAAGCTCTATTTGCCTCTGCCATTCTATGAGTCTCTTCCTTTTTGCGTATGGCATCGCCACTCCCGTTGGCAGCATCCACTAATTCGGAACTTAATTTGAAAACCATATTTCGACCTGGACGTTTTCGAGATGCCC
It contains:
- the ycf2 gene encoding hypothetical chloroplast RF2, whose translation is MKGHQFKSWIFELREILREIKNSHYFLDSWTKFNSVGSFIHIFFHQERFIKLLDFRIWSILFSRNSHLQGSTSNRYFTIKGVVLFVVVVLIYRINNRKMVERKNLYLTGLLPIPMNFIGPRNDTVEESFGSSNINRLIVSLLYLPKGKKISESCFPDPKESPWVLPITKKCIMPESNWGSRWWRNWIGKKRDSRCKLSNATVAGIEISFKEKDIKYLEFLFVYYMDDPIRKDHDWELFDRLSPRKRRNILNLNSGQLFEILVKDWICYLMFAFHEKIPIEAEVFFKQQGAGSTIQSNEIEHVSHLFSRNKWAMQNCAQFHMWQFRQDLFFSWGKNPHESDFLRNISRENWLDNVWLVNKDRFFSKVRNVSSNIQYDSTRSSFVQVTDSSQLKGSSDQSRDRFDSISNEDSEYHTLINQREIQQLKERSILWDLSFLQTERTEIESDRLPKCLSGYSSMSRLFTEREKQMNKHLLPEEIEEFLGNPTRSLRSFFSDRWSELHLGSNPTERSTRDQKLLKKEQDVSFVPSRRSENKEIVNIFKIITYLQNTVSIHPISSDPGCDMVPKDELDSSNKISFLNKNPFCDLFHLFHDRNRGGYTLHHDFESEERFQEMADLFTLSITEPDPLYHKGFAFSIDSYGLDQKQFLNEVFNSRDESKKKSLLVLPPIFYEENESFYRRIRKKWVRTSCGNDLEDPKPKIVVFASNNIMEAVNQYRLIRNLIQIQYSTYGYIRNVLNRFFLMNRSDCNFEYGIQRDQIGNDTLNHRTIMKYTINQHLSNLKKSQKKWFDPLIFISRTERSMNRYPNAYRYKWSNGSKKLQEHLEHFISEQKSHFQVVDRLRINQYSIDWSEVIDKKDLSKSLPFFLSKLLLFLSKFLLFLSNSLPFFFMSFGNIPIHRSEIHIYELKGPNDQLCNQLLESIGLQIVHLKKLKPFLLDDHDTSQKSKFLINGGTISPFLFNKIKIPKWVIDSFHTRNNRSKSFDNMDSYFSMISHDHDNWLNPVKPFHRSSLISSFYKANRLRFLNNPHHFCFYCNKGFPFFVEKARINNYDFTYGQFLNILFIRNKIFSLGKKKYAFLERDTISPTELQVSNIFIPNDFPQNGDERYNLYKSFHFPIRSDPFVRRAIYSIADISGTLLTEGQIVSFERTYCQPLSDMNLSDSEGKNLHQYLNFNSNMGLIHTPCSEKYLPSEKRKRRGRCLKKCFEKGQMYRTFQRDSAFSTLSKWNIFQTYMPWFLTSTGYKYLNLIFLDTFSDLLPILSSSQKFLSIFHDIMHGSGISWRILQKKLCLPQWNMISDISSKCLHNLLLSEEMVHRNNESPLISTHLRSPNVREFLYSILFLLLIAGYVVRTHLLFVSRAYSELQTEFERFKSLMIPSYMIELRKLLDRYPPSELNSFWLKNLFLVAVEQLGDSLEEIRGSASGGNMLWGGGPTYGVKSIRSKKKYLNINLIDIIDFISIIPNPINRIAFSRNTRHLSHTSKEIYSLIRKRKNVNGDWIDDKIESWVSNSDSIGDKEREFLVQFSTLTTEKRIDQILLSLTHSDHLSKNDSGYQMIEQPGAIYLRYLVDIHKKYLMNYEFNTSCLAERRIFLAHYQTITYSQTSCGANSFHFPSHGKPFSLRLALSLSRGILVIGSIGTGRSYLVKYLATNSYVPFITVFLNKFLDNKPKGFLVDDSDDIDDSDDIGRDLDTELELLTMMNALTMDMMPEIDLFYITLQFELAKAMSPCIIWIPNIHDLDVNESNYLSLGLLVNYLSRDCERCSTRNILVIASTHIPQKVDPALIAPNKLNTCIKIRRLLIPQQRKHFFTLSYTRGFHLEKKMFYTNGFGSITMGSNVRDLVALTDEALSISITQKKSIIDTNIIRSALHRQTWDLRSQVRSVQDHGILFYQIGRAVAQNVLLSNCSIDPISIYMKKKSCNEGGSYLYKWYFELGTSMKKLTILLYLLSCSAGSVAQDLWSLPGPDEKNGITSYGLVENDSDLVHGLLEVEGAPVGSSRTEKDCSQFDNDRVTLLLRPEPRNPLDMMQNGSCSIVDQRFFYEQYESEFEEGEGEVVLDLQRIEEGLFNHIVWAPRIWRPWGFLFDCIERPNELGFPYWVRSFQGKRIIYDEKDGLQENDSEFLQSQYQTRDRSSKEQGFFRISQFVWDPADPLFFLFKDPPFISVFSHREFFVDEEMPKGLLTSQTDLPTTLYKRWFIKNTQERHFELLIHRQRWLRTNSSLSNGFFRSNTPSESYQYLSKLFLSNETLLDQMTKTLLRKRWLFPDEMKIGFM
- the ndhB gene encoding NADH-plastoquinone oxidoreductase subunit 2; this translates as MIWHVQNENFILDSTRIFMKAFHLLLFDGSFIFPECILIFGLILLLMIDSTSDQKDIPWLYFISSTSLVMSITALLFRWREEPTISFSGNFQTNNFNEIFQFLILLCSTLCIPLSVEYIECTEMAITEFLLFVLTATLGGMFLCGANDLITIFVAPECFSLCSYLLSGYTKKDVRSNEATTKYLLMGGASSSILVHGFSWLYGSSGGEIELQEIVNGLINTQMYNSPGISIALIFITVGIGFKLSLAPSHQWTPDVYEGSPTPVVAFLSVTSKVAASALATRIFDIPFYFSSNEWHLLLEILAILSMILGNLIAITQTSMKRMLAYSSIGQIGYVIIGIIVGDSNGGYASMITYMLFYISMNLGTFACIVSFGLRTGTDNIRDYAGLYTKDPFLALSLALCLLSLGGLPPLAGFFGKLNLFWCGWQAGLYFLVSIGLLTSVVSIYYYLKIIKLLMTGRNQEITPHVRNYRRSPLRSNNSIELSMIVCVIASTIPGISMNPIIEIAQDTLF